One segment of Thermococcus sp. AM4 DNA contains the following:
- a CDS encoding preprotein translocase subunit Sec61beta: protein MAKDKTTLPPTGAGLMRFFDEDTRAIKVSPKGVIAIALVLIAFEVFLHLFGPSIFG, encoded by the coding sequence ATGGCAAAGGACAAGACGACCCTTCCCCCAACAGGCGCCGGGCTTATGAGGTTCTTCGATGAGGACACCAGGGCGATTAAGGTCAGCCCGAAGGGCGTCATCGCGATAGCCCTCGTGCTCATAGCCTTCGAAGTGTTCCTGCACCTCTTCGGACCGAGCATCTTTGGATGA
- a CDS encoding DUF835 domain-containing protein, giving the protein MSEFIPLLNFFSRWLLFGAVAWKAYKTRDKGWALLAAALFIGALDIENYILSPLGITIPQPAYDVASKVPDFYIALLTIWGALHLRYEKTNFNHVIYLAILLVASYVWLFLLAINFFGNNFTVKALFPSLLLGGSLIYVSYVLWNHVVSRRLLDRLFPVGLGIVGLLNLTYPFGRPVVWYSNMAFFLAAIGRLLAAVGAFTFVFYPLSEPMRRPESPPLTPGSYLARDRKDIQKILPEFFENDIIAVTRLSPAEIVGKFTPASMVFWITKAKEGQVSDSPKVIAISPTKLGILQDLIVREIERGYRTVYVDAFEYLVIEVGFQVAFKFLLSVRDFVLSKGGTLVLVANPEALKEQEWKLVLREFTPLKSLKKAEKNQRE; this is encoded by the coding sequence ATGTCCGAGTTCATCCCCCTCCTGAACTTCTTTTCAAGGTGGCTGCTCTTCGGAGCCGTCGCGTGGAAGGCCTACAAAACCAGGGACAAGGGCTGGGCCCTCCTCGCGGCGGCGCTCTTCATCGGGGCCCTTGACATAGAGAACTACATCCTCTCCCCACTGGGAATAACGATTCCCCAGCCGGCTTACGACGTCGCTTCCAAGGTGCCGGATTTCTACATAGCCCTGCTGACGATATGGGGGGCGCTGCACCTCAGGTACGAGAAGACGAACTTTAACCACGTCATCTACCTCGCGATCCTCCTCGTTGCCTCCTACGTGTGGCTCTTCCTCCTGGCGATAAACTTCTTCGGGAACAACTTCACCGTCAAGGCCCTCTTCCCCTCCCTCCTCCTCGGGGGGTCCCTGATCTACGTCAGCTACGTTCTCTGGAACCACGTTGTCTCCAGGAGGCTCCTCGACAGGCTCTTCCCCGTAGGCCTTGGCATAGTGGGCCTGCTAAACCTGACGTATCCCTTCGGACGACCTGTTGTGTGGTACTCCAACATGGCCTTCTTCCTCGCGGCGATCGGAAGGCTTCTCGCGGCCGTTGGAGCATTCACCTTCGTGTTCTACCCGCTCTCAGAGCCCATGAGGAGACCCGAATCGCCGCCCCTTACTCCTGGCTCCTACCTTGCCCGGGACAGAAAGGATATCCAGAAGATCCTCCCCGAGTTTTTCGAGAACGATATAATAGCCGTTACAAGGCTCTCGCCGGCGGAAATTGTCGGGAAGTTCACGCCGGCGTCTATGGTGTTCTGGATAACCAAGGCCAAGGAGGGGCAGGTCTCGGACAGCCCCAAGGTGATAGCCATCTCGCCGACCAAACTGGGCATACTCCAGGATCTAATCGTGAGGGAGATCGAGAGGGGCTACCGAACGGTCTACGTTGACGCCTTCGAGTACCTCGTGATAGAGGTCGGCTTCCAGGTGGCCTTTAAGTTCCTGCTCTCTGTGAGGGACTTCGTGCTGTCCAAGGGCGGCACCCTAGTCCTCGTTGCGAACCCGGAAGCCCTAAAGGAGCAGGAATGGAAGCTCGTGCTGAGGGAGTTCACACCCCTGAAAAGCCTGAAGAAGGCCGAGAAAAACCAGAGGGAGTGA
- the glmU gene encoding bifunctional sugar-1-phosphate nucleotidylyltransferase/acetyltransferase, whose translation MKAVILAAGKGERLRPLTDDRPKVILKVANRPIIEYVIENLYPFVDEFVIVVRYEKKKIIETLGDEFGGKPITYVDQRPGEGTAKAVESAREHVGDEEFIVANGDIYFEVEAIKELVSAFRREKADAALVLKHFEDLSHFGKVEVSGEKVTGILEKPGKVPGYANLGIYLFKPEVFHFIERTPLSERGEYEITDTINLMIRAGKKVAYAVYSSYWNDIGRPWNLLELNEYLLRNKLRHEIRGTVEEGATVIPPVEIGEGTIVRSGAYIIGPVKIGRNSRIGPNCFIRPHTSIGDNCHIGNAVEVKNSIIMDNSNAPHLNYVGDSIIGENTNLGAGTITANLRHDRGNVKVEIKGKLEDSGRHKLGAIIGHGVKTGINVSIYPGRKIGSYSLIGPGVVVDKNVPPGTMVLLKQEKIEKRVR comes from the coding sequence TTGAAGGCGGTCATACTCGCGGCTGGTAAAGGGGAGAGGCTCAGACCCCTCACCGACGACCGGCCAAAGGTCATCCTTAAGGTTGCAAACAGGCCGATAATAGAGTACGTGATCGAGAACCTCTATCCCTTCGTGGACGAGTTCGTGATAGTGGTCCGCTACGAAAAGAAGAAGATCATCGAAACCCTTGGAGACGAGTTCGGAGGGAAGCCGATAACCTACGTCGATCAGCGCCCCGGGGAAGGCACAGCCAAGGCCGTCGAATCGGCGAGGGAGCACGTTGGGGACGAGGAGTTCATAGTGGCGAACGGTGACATTTACTTCGAGGTCGAGGCGATAAAGGAGCTGGTATCTGCGTTCAGGAGGGAGAAGGCGGACGCCGCACTCGTCCTCAAGCACTTCGAGGATCTGAGCCACTTCGGCAAGGTTGAGGTCAGCGGGGAGAAAGTTACCGGGATCCTTGAAAAGCCCGGGAAGGTTCCGGGCTACGCGAACCTGGGGATATACCTCTTCAAACCGGAGGTCTTCCACTTCATCGAGAGAACGCCCCTCAGCGAGCGGGGCGAGTACGAGATAACGGACACGATCAACCTGATGATCAGGGCAGGCAAAAAGGTCGCCTACGCCGTTTACTCCTCCTACTGGAACGACATAGGAAGACCCTGGAACCTCCTCGAGCTCAACGAGTACCTCCTCAGAAACAAGCTCAGACACGAGATCAGAGGCACGGTTGAGGAGGGGGCGACGGTAATCCCACCCGTTGAGATAGGGGAAGGCACCATCGTGAGGAGCGGGGCCTACATCATCGGGCCCGTGAAGATCGGCAGGAACTCCCGCATAGGTCCGAACTGCTTCATAAGACCCCACACGAGCATAGGCGACAACTGCCACATAGGCAACGCAGTTGAAGTCAAGAACTCCATCATAATGGACAACAGCAACGCACCGCACCTCAACTACGTGGGCGACTCGATAATCGGCGAGAACACGAACCTCGGCGCGGGGACGATAACCGCCAACCTAAGGCACGACAGGGGCAATGTGAAGGTCGAGATCAAGGGAAAACTCGAGGACTCTGGAAGGCACAAGCTCGGGGCCATAATCGGGCACGGGGTGAAGACGGGAATAAACGTCAGCATATACCCGGGAAGAAAGATAGGGAGCTACTCCCTCATCGGGCCCGGCGTGGTCGTCGACAAGAACGTCCCGCCCGGAACCATGGTTCTCCTCAAGCAGGAAAAGATCGAGAAAAGGGTGAGATGA
- a CDS encoding undecaprenyl-diphosphate phosphatase: MRKYKNLSQAEGKVYLLGGLHNLIHMTGVAGAIFTGLLTALAVVFPASTVVFSMDVNLLVPAYAGALVALLFYFREILSREPVMALRGFSPAQLKYAILATALTLVLGFLPRATAGAEKLAIAGAVIALLPALVYGFKPLEGIRKIFEEEPTPADALSVGLAQALAVLFSLPRGGTSALALVLSGYDAKRILKFSLQAAPAYLVVEIIRAGQCQPKPKWLGPVSFASSFFVTFLILWILFRLTERLENRTFLAFYGTVGALLYLMGVLI, encoded by the coding sequence GTGCGAAAATATAAAAACCTATCGCAGGCCGAGGGAAAGGTTTATCTCCTGGGAGGGCTACACAATCTGATCCACATGACGGGAGTCGCCGGCGCTATATTCACGGGCCTTCTGACGGCACTGGCAGTGGTTTTCCCCGCGTCCACGGTAGTTTTCTCCATGGACGTAAACCTTCTCGTTCCCGCCTACGCCGGAGCCCTTGTTGCCCTGCTCTTCTACTTCCGGGAGATCCTCTCAAGGGAGCCGGTTATGGCGCTCAGGGGCTTCAGCCCGGCCCAGCTCAAGTACGCGATCCTCGCAACGGCGCTGACCCTCGTGCTCGGGTTCCTCCCGAGGGCAACGGCTGGAGCAGAGAAACTGGCGATTGCGGGAGCCGTTATAGCCCTCCTGCCCGCCCTCGTCTACGGCTTTAAACCGCTGGAAGGGATAAGGAAGATCTTCGAGGAGGAACCGACGCCGGCGGATGCCCTCTCCGTGGGGCTCGCTCAGGCCCTGGCGGTACTCTTCAGCCTGCCGAGGGGTGGAACGAGTGCCCTAGCACTGGTGCTCAGTGGATACGATGCAAAGAGAATCCTGAAGTTCTCGCTCCAGGCTGCTCCGGCTTACCTCGTCGTCGAGATCATCAGGGCCGGCCAATGCCAGCCCAAGCCGAAGTGGCTCGGTCCCGTATCCTTCGCCTCGTCGTTCTTTGTGACGTTTCTCATTCTCTGGATCCTGTTCCGGCTGACCGAAAGGCTTGAAAACAGAACTTTCCTAGCCTTTTACGGCACGGTTGGAGCCCTGCTGTACCTGATGGGGGTGTTAATTTGA
- a CDS encoding NOG1 family protein, translating to MKNPFEKMPTVLTADELIDKAFRRAERAASAYNPPGGKVAKARQREELRVRTVSNVVRDNLRKILDRTPGVSTLPRFYQELVDTLVDRDQFHKSLARVNWAIKTIRNLEQRYVEKIRYERDPKEIAKLRRAFYGRVADILHEIDDDLRYLNQARNVLKELPVVDLELPTVVIAGHPNVGKSTLLRALTNAKPEVASYPFTTKGINVGQFEEHYLRYQVIDTPGLLDRPLSERNEVEKQAILALKHLGDVIVYIFDPSEYCGFPIEEQMHLFEEILNEFGEFPFIVAINKVDIADEEKTKAIEEFVKAKGLEPVKISALTGEGLDELKKRVIAVVEPKARELARKIMEKELSKFREG from the coding sequence ATGAAGAATCCGTTTGAGAAGATGCCGACGGTTCTTACCGCTGACGAGCTCATCGACAAGGCCTTCCGAAGGGCCGAGAGGGCCGCATCTGCCTACAACCCGCCCGGCGGGAAGGTCGCGAAGGCGAGACAGCGAGAAGAGCTCAGAGTTAGAACCGTCTCGAACGTCGTTCGCGACAACCTCAGGAAGATACTCGACAGAACTCCCGGTGTCTCGACGCTCCCGAGGTTCTATCAGGAGTTGGTTGACACGCTCGTTGATAGGGACCAGTTTCACAAATCCCTCGCGAGGGTCAACTGGGCGATAAAGACCATCAGGAACCTCGAACAGCGTTACGTGGAGAAGATACGCTACGAGCGCGACCCGAAGGAGATAGCCAAGCTCAGAAGGGCCTTCTACGGCCGAGTCGCGGACATACTCCACGAGATTGACGACGATTTGCGCTATCTGAATCAGGCCAGAAACGTTCTCAAGGAGTTACCAGTCGTCGATTTGGAGCTTCCTACCGTGGTTATAGCCGGCCACCCGAACGTTGGCAAGAGCACGCTTTTGAGGGCTTTAACCAACGCAAAGCCAGAGGTGGCGAGTTATCCCTTCACAACAAAGGGCATAAACGTCGGACAGTTCGAGGAGCACTACCTCCGCTACCAGGTTATAGACACGCCCGGTCTGCTCGACAGACCGCTCAGCGAGAGAAACGAGGTTGAGAAACAGGCGATTTTAGCGTTGAAGCACCTCGGAGATGTCATCGTCTACATCTTCGACCCGAGCGAGTACTGTGGGTTCCCAATCGAGGAGCAGATGCACCTCTTCGAGGAGATACTGAACGAGTTCGGCGAGTTCCCGTTCATAGTCGCAATAAACAAGGTTGACATAGCCGACGAGGAGAAGACAAAAGCCATCGAGGAGTTCGTTAAGGCCAAGGGACTTGAGCCCGTTAAGATTTCTGCCCTGACGGGCGAGGGCCTCGACGAGCTCAAGAAACGGGTAATAGCGGTCGTCGAGCCGAAGGCGAGAGAACTCGCGAGGAAGATTATGGAAAAGGAGCTTTCGAAGTTCAGGGAAGGATAG
- a CDS encoding DEAD/DEAH box helicase, with product MLFVIRPGRKKNELEAFFIENEPEKLSEMRNLKAERIFRLIMREGRLFKVLEGSNYRNPKEIEKLLRQARIVLVNADEWEDYFKKRLQNKRVEKAELCRLCLLEGRITVLTPGNRIKYRNEYICERCAEDELKRELRFRFNSIAMFEQAKKLLDRFRDLDKVLYAFDPRFDPTKHPEITKWDELKAKHVKVEKVKVDELPLPEKFKEVLAAEGVKELLPVQSLAVKNGLLEGENLLVVSATASGKTLIGELAGVPKAMEGKKLLFLVPLVALANQKYEDFKRRYSKLGLRVAIRVGMSRIKTRDELVVVDTGIDADIIVGTYEGIDYLLRTGRKIGNVGTIVIDEIHTLDDEERGPRLDGLIARLRRLYPKAQFIGLSATVGNPEELAKELGLKLVLYDERPVDLERHIIIARSESEKWRHIANLCRAEAMRKSRQGYKGQTIVFTFSRKRTHELSAYLTSKGLRAKPYHSGLPYKQRKLTEMEFLAQRLDVVVTTAALGAGVDFPASQVIFESLAMGNKWLTVREFHQMLGRAGRPLYHEKGKVYLIVEPGRKYSAQMEGTEEEIAFKLLTAPIEPVTVEWSDELEQDNVLAHSCVFNRLDVIEEVQERCLGANQSAEKVLEKLEEFELVSLKRSLVEVTPYGRAVSMSFLLPKEAEFIRRNLREKPARWIALKLHPFENLYLSGTLQRELEGAVRGRISANVFSPSFASILEELDKVIPELSPNAAERLFTIYQEFFMCGEEDCTEYAMERVGNLIIELRRSGKHPTQIAEHFRKVYGLIVYPGDVFTWLDGIVRKLEAVERIARVFRVRKAEEEARLLRREIEEGRSFDAQNQRREGVRSGAPSGPDPLLRDRDRGRRWPDTRSAAPPRRGRGV from the coding sequence ATGCTCTTCGTAATCAGACCCGGAAGGAAGAAGAACGAGCTCGAGGCCTTCTTTATCGAGAACGAGCCGGAAAAGCTTAGCGAGATGAGGAACCTGAAGGCCGAGCGGATATTCCGCCTCATAATGAGAGAGGGAAGGCTCTTCAAGGTCTTGGAGGGGAGCAACTACCGCAATCCAAAGGAGATTGAAAAGCTCCTTCGCCAGGCGAGAATAGTCCTCGTAAACGCGGACGAGTGGGAGGACTACTTTAAGAAAAGGCTCCAGAACAAGCGCGTTGAGAAGGCCGAATTGTGCCGTCTCTGCCTCCTTGAGGGCAGGATAACCGTCCTAACGCCAGGCAACAGGATAAAGTACCGGAACGAGTACATCTGTGAGCGCTGTGCGGAGGACGAGCTGAAGAGGGAGCTCAGGTTTAGATTCAACAGCATAGCGATGTTCGAGCAGGCGAAGAAGCTCCTCGACAGGTTTAGAGACCTCGATAAGGTTTTGTATGCCTTCGACCCGCGCTTCGACCCGACGAAGCACCCTGAAATAACTAAATGGGACGAGCTGAAGGCCAAGCACGTCAAGGTCGAGAAGGTCAAGGTTGACGAGCTTCCGCTCCCGGAGAAGTTCAAGGAGGTTTTAGCGGCCGAGGGCGTGAAGGAGCTCCTCCCGGTTCAGAGTCTGGCCGTCAAGAACGGCCTCCTCGAAGGCGAGAATTTACTCGTCGTTTCCGCGACCGCGAGCGGTAAGACGCTAATCGGAGAATTAGCGGGAGTTCCCAAGGCGATGGAGGGCAAAAAGCTCCTCTTCTTGGTCCCGCTCGTGGCCCTGGCGAATCAAAAATATGAGGACTTTAAGCGGAGGTACTCAAAGCTCGGCCTCCGCGTTGCCATTCGCGTTGGCATGAGCAGGATTAAGACCCGGGACGAGCTGGTAGTCGTCGATACCGGCATAGACGCGGACATCATAGTGGGAACCTACGAGGGAATAGACTACCTCCTCCGCACCGGAAGGAAGATAGGCAACGTCGGGACGATTGTCATAGACGAGATACACACGCTCGACGACGAGGAGCGCGGGCCGAGGCTCGACGGACTAATCGCGAGGCTGAGGAGGCTCTACCCGAAGGCCCAGTTCATAGGCCTTTCCGCAACCGTCGGGAATCCTGAGGAGCTGGCTAAAGAGCTCGGATTAAAGCTCGTCCTCTACGACGAGAGGCCGGTTGATCTGGAGAGGCACATCATCATAGCGCGCAGCGAGTCCGAGAAGTGGCGTCACATAGCCAACCTCTGCAGAGCGGAGGCGATGAGAAAGTCGAGACAGGGCTACAAGGGGCAGACGATAGTCTTCACCTTCTCAAGGAAGCGGACGCACGAGCTTTCGGCCTACCTCACGAGCAAGGGCCTCCGCGCGAAGCCTTACCACTCCGGTTTGCCCTACAAGCAGAGGAAGCTTACCGAGATGGAGTTTTTAGCTCAGAGGCTCGACGTCGTTGTCACGACTGCCGCGTTGGGAGCGGGCGTGGACTTTCCAGCGAGTCAGGTCATCTTTGAGAGCCTCGCGATGGGCAACAAGTGGCTCACCGTCCGGGAGTTCCACCAGATGCTCGGAAGGGCTGGAAGGCCCCTCTACCACGAGAAGGGAAAAGTTTACCTAATAGTCGAGCCCGGGAGAAAATATTCGGCCCAGATGGAGGGAACCGAGGAAGAAATAGCTTTCAAGCTCCTTACCGCGCCGATAGAGCCCGTAACTGTGGAGTGGAGCGACGAGCTTGAGCAGGACAACGTCTTGGCTCATTCCTGCGTCTTCAACCGGCTTGACGTTATAGAGGAAGTTCAGGAGCGTTGCTTGGGAGCCAACCAGAGCGCCGAGAAGGTTTTAGAAAAGCTGGAGGAGTTCGAGCTCGTAAGCCTCAAAAGGTCCCTCGTCGAGGTTACACCTTACGGAAGGGCCGTGAGTATGAGCTTTTTACTGCCAAAGGAGGCCGAGTTCATACGGAGGAACCTTCGGGAGAAGCCCGCTCGCTGGATTGCGCTCAAGCTTCACCCCTTCGAGAACCTGTATCTAAGCGGAACGCTCCAGAGAGAGCTTGAGGGAGCCGTGAGAGGCAGGATAAGCGCCAACGTATTCTCGCCGAGCTTCGCCTCCATCTTGGAAGAGCTTGACAAGGTGATTCCCGAGCTCAGTCCAAACGCAGCCGAGAGGCTGTTCACGATTTATCAGGAGTTCTTCATGTGCGGTGAGGAAGACTGCACCGAGTACGCGATGGAGCGCGTTGGAAACCTCATAATCGAGCTTCGCAGGAGCGGGAAGCACCCGACCCAGATAGCGGAGCACTTCAGGAAGGTCTACGGTCTAATCGTTTATCCCGGCGACGTCTTCACGTGGTTAGACGGCATCGTCAGGAAGCTTGAGGCGGTGGAGAGAATCGCGAGGGTCTTCCGCGTGAGAAAGGCTGAGGAGGAAGCGAGGCTCCTCAGAAGGGAAATAGAAGAGGGCAGGTCGTTCGATGCCCAAAACCAAAGGAGAGAAGGAGTTAGATCTGGAGCACCATCTGGGCCGGATCCCTTATTGCGGGACCGAGACCGAGGACGTAGATGGCCAGATACCAGAAGCGCCGCTCCTCCTCGTCGGGGACGAGGTGTTTGA
- the purT gene encoding phosphoribosylglycinamide formyltransferase 2 has product MIKPRDELGTAMTDSAQKILLLGSGELGKEIAIEAQRLGVEVVAVDRYASAPAMQVAHRSYVSDMRNADFLFSVIEREKPDAIIPEIEAINLDALFELEKDGYFVVPNAKATWIAMHRERTRETLAKEAKVPTSRYAYATTLDELYEACEKIGYPCHTKAIMSSSGKGSYFVKGPEDIPKAWEVAKKKARGSADKIIVEEHIDFDVEVTELAVRHYDENGEVVTTFPKPVGHYQIDGDYHSSWQPAEILERAEREVYRIAKRITDVLGGLGLFGVEMFVKGDKVWANEVSPRPHDTGMVTLASHPTGFSEFGLHLRAVLGLPIPGEWVNGYRLFPLLTPAATHVIKANVSGYSPRFRGLAKALSVPNATVRLFGKPEAYPGRRLGVAIAWDKNVEGAKRKAEMVAHSIELRTRSSDWHGQEYEKRKHLMG; this is encoded by the coding sequence GTGATTAAGCCCCGCGATGAACTTGGAACTGCCATGACGGATTCCGCTCAGAAGATACTCCTTCTCGGGAGTGGAGAACTCGGAAAGGAGATAGCGATTGAGGCTCAGAGGCTCGGCGTGGAGGTTGTAGCCGTTGACCGCTACGCCAGCGCTCCGGCCATGCAGGTCGCCCACCGCTCCTACGTGAGCGACATGAGGAACGCGGACTTCCTCTTTTCGGTCATCGAGAGAGAGAAGCCCGACGCGATAATCCCGGAGATTGAGGCGATTAACCTCGATGCCCTCTTCGAGCTTGAGAAGGACGGCTACTTCGTGGTTCCGAACGCGAAGGCGACCTGGATTGCCATGCACCGCGAGAGGACGAGGGAAACCCTTGCGAAGGAAGCGAAGGTTCCAACTTCACGCTACGCCTACGCGACCACACTCGATGAACTCTACGAGGCCTGCGAAAAGATAGGCTATCCCTGCCACACAAAGGCTATAATGAGCTCCTCTGGAAAGGGCTCCTACTTCGTTAAAGGCCCCGAGGATATACCCAAGGCCTGGGAAGTCGCTAAAAAGAAAGCCCGCGGCAGCGCCGACAAGATAATCGTTGAGGAGCACATCGACTTCGACGTCGAGGTTACGGAGCTCGCGGTGAGGCACTACGACGAGAACGGCGAGGTGGTTACCACTTTCCCGAAGCCCGTCGGCCACTACCAGATTGACGGCGACTACCACTCCAGCTGGCAACCTGCTGAAATATTGGAGAGGGCAGAGCGCGAGGTTTACAGGATAGCGAAGCGCATCACCGATGTCCTCGGCGGTCTCGGACTGTTTGGCGTCGAGATGTTCGTGAAGGGCGATAAGGTCTGGGCCAACGAGGTCTCGCCGAGGCCCCACGACACCGGAATGGTAACTTTGGCTTCCCATCCGACCGGCTTCTCCGAGTTCGGGCTTCACCTGAGGGCAGTCCTTGGCCTTCCGATTCCGGGCGAGTGGGTAAACGGCTATCGTCTGTTCCCGCTCCTGACTCCCGCTGCCACTCACGTTATCAAGGCCAACGTCTCCGGCTACTCGCCGAGGTTCCGCGGATTAGCTAAGGCCCTCAGCGTCCCGAACGCAACGGTGAGGCTCTTCGGCAAGCCAGAGGCCTATCCGGGAAGGAGGCTTGGAGTTGCAATAGCCTGGGACAAGAACGTGGAGGGGGCGAAGAGGAAGGCCGAGATGGTTGCCCATTCAATAGAGCTGAGAACGCGCTCCTCGGACTGGCACGGGCAGGAATATGAGAAGAGAAAGCATCTGATGGGGTGA
- the purM gene encoding phosphoribosylformylglycinamidine cyclo-ligase has protein sequence MLTYAQAGVDDEKTARALRSIINLARETFRFRRGKSGEPAENLGHYSALLDFGKFYLAMTTDGVGTKVLVAEAVGKFDTIGIDMIAMNVNDLLCVGAEPVALVDYLAVREPDERVFGEIAKGLYAGAEQAGIAIVGGETAVMPDLVNGFDLAGTAIGIVEKGKVITGEKIKPGDAVIGISSSGIHSNGLTLARKLLIPKYGLDYEYEGRKLWEWLLEPTRIYVRAVLELLERVEVHGLAHITGGGLTNLKRLTNYGFSIEMPPIEGIFRLIHENGVPLEEMFRVFNMGVGLVAIVPPEEKEDALEILNKHYESFELGVVTEEPSIMVENYGIKL, from the coding sequence ATGCTGACCTACGCCCAGGCCGGAGTTGACGACGAGAAAACTGCCAGGGCTTTGAGAAGCATAATCAACCTCGCGAGGGAGACGTTCAGGTTCAGGAGGGGAAAGTCCGGGGAGCCCGCGGAAAACCTCGGCCACTACTCCGCTTTGCTCGACTTTGGGAAATTTTATCTCGCCATGACGACAGACGGAGTTGGAACAAAGGTTCTCGTCGCTGAGGCGGTTGGCAAGTTCGACACGATAGGGATAGACATGATAGCGATGAACGTGAACGACCTGCTCTGCGTTGGGGCTGAGCCTGTAGCCCTCGTTGACTACCTCGCGGTGAGGGAGCCCGATGAGAGAGTCTTTGGGGAGATAGCAAAGGGCCTCTACGCTGGAGCGGAACAGGCCGGGATAGCGATAGTCGGCGGGGAAACTGCCGTGATGCCCGACCTAGTAAACGGCTTTGATTTGGCAGGAACTGCCATCGGAATCGTCGAGAAGGGAAAGGTAATCACCGGCGAGAAGATAAAACCCGGCGACGCTGTAATAGGAATTTCGAGCTCGGGAATCCACTCAAACGGCCTGACCCTCGCGAGGAAGCTCCTCATTCCGAAGTACGGCCTCGACTACGAATACGAGGGAAGAAAGCTCTGGGAGTGGCTCCTTGAGCCGACGAGGATTTACGTGAGGGCGGTTCTTGAACTGCTCGAAAGGGTGGAAGTCCACGGGCTGGCCCACATAACCGGCGGCGGGCTTACGAACCTCAAGCGCCTCACGAACTACGGCTTCTCCATCGAGATGCCCCCGATTGAGGGGATATTCAGGCTCATCCACGAGAACGGCGTTCCTCTGGAGGAGATGTTCCGAGTCTTCAACATGGGTGTGGGCCTCGTCGCGATTGTTCCTCCGGAGGAAAAGGAGGATGCCCTGGAAATCCTCAACAAGCATTACGAGAGCTTTGAGCTTGGGGTTGTTACGGA
- a CDS encoding 30S ribosomal protein S8e, which yields MAIWQGRSLKKPSGGRIVLARKKRKRELGREPANTRVAEEREKRKIIRTYGGNRKVRLVEALYANVFEGGKGKKVKILNVVENPANRQYARRNIITKGAIIETEIGKAVVTSRPGQDGVVNAVLLKEENA from the coding sequence ATGGCCATCTGGCAGGGAAGATCACTCAAAAAGCCTTCGGGTGGAAGAATCGTCTTGGCCAGGAAGAAGAGGAAGAGGGAGCTCGGAAGAGAGCCCGCAAACACGCGCGTCGCAGAGGAGAGGGAGAAGAGGAAGATAATCAGAACCTACGGCGGTAACAGGAAGGTTCGCCTCGTTGAAGCCCTCTACGCGAACGTCTTCGAGGGTGGAAAGGGCAAGAAGGTCAAGATACTCAACGTCGTTGAGAACCCGGCCAACAGGCAGTACGCGAGGAGAAACATCATCACCAAGGGAGCGATAATCGAGACCGAGATTGGTAAGGCCGTCGTCACCAGCAGGCCCGGCCAGGACGGAGTCGTCAACGCGGTTCTCCTCAAGGAGGAGAACGCCTGA
- a CDS encoding type II toxin-antitoxin system VapC family toxin yields the protein MIVIDTSALCKFLLKESGWEKVIPYLQPENDARTVEMLITECANVIWKNVRIYKTLRREEGERLLDALGLLVDKRVITVEENRKYLREAFELSVEHGIAVYDALFIAQARELNATLVTCDEKQGRIAEKLGVNTVVI from the coding sequence GTGATAGTCATTGACACCTCGGCCCTCTGTAAGTTTCTGCTGAAGGAGAGCGGATGGGAAAAGGTCATACCCTACCTCCAGCCCGAGAACGATGCCCGAACTGTTGAGATGCTCATCACCGAGTGCGCCAACGTCATCTGGAAGAACGTTAGAATATACAAAACCCTCCGGAGGGAGGAAGGAGAGAGGCTCCTTGATGCCCTCGGGCTTCTCGTTGATAAGAGAGTCATAACGGTTGAGGAGAACCGAAAATACCTTCGGGAAGCCTTTGAACTGAGCGTTGAGCACGGCATAGCGGTCTACGATGCCCTCTTCATAGCGCAGGCCAGGGAACTCAACGCAACCCTCGTTACCTGCGACGAGAAACAGGGGCGGATAGCCGAGAAGCTTGGAGTTAATACAGTAGTTATTTGA